The Psychrilyobacter piezotolerans genome includes the window AAAGTGTTAAACTTACCATACGTTAAAAACATTTAAGGGGGTAAAGGTGAAAATAATTGCTCACAGGGGAGCTTCAGGTTATGCTCCTGAAAATACCAGAGTATCTATATTAAAAGGACTGGAACTGGGTTGTGATGGTTTTGAGGTAGACGTTCAATTGGCTGGTTCTGGGGAAGTGGTTGTATTTCATGATTTCACCTTGGAGAGAACGACATCTGGGAAGGGGTTTCTCAGGGATATAAATTTATATGACCTAAAAAAATTGGATCTGGGCAGTTGGTTTTCAGAGGAATTTAAAGGTGAAAAAATAATGACTTTAGAGGAACTGCTGAAGATAGTGCCGGAAAATAAAATTTTAAATATAGAGATTAAAGTAAGGCACGATGAGATGAATAAAATAGAGGGAAAAGTAGTTGAAATATTGAAAAGAGCAGGAAGGGTAGAAGGTGATGTCATAATATCCTCCTTTAATCATCGTATAATAAAAGAGATAAATAAGTTGGAGCCCAAGTTAAAAACAGGCTTACTTTTAACTGCAGGATTTATGGATATAGAAAATTATATAAAACTAAATAACTTAAAAATATACAGCCTCCACTTCTATGGAGAGTTTACTGGTAGAAAAATGGTAGAAAAAATGAATGAGATGGGGATAAAAACCTATATTTGGACAGTAAATAGTGTAGAAGAAGCGAAAATATTGAAAGACTTTGGAGTAACTGGAATAATTACTAATTTCCCAGATAAATTTAGGGATCTAAGAGAGGTATAAAAAAAGGGGGAGGAAGATGAAAAAAATAATTGGTCTATTGCTCGTGCTGGTATTTGTAGGATGCAGTACTATAAATGTTGCGGAGGAGAAAAAAACAGAAAAGACAAAAGAAACAAAGAAGATCGTAGTAGCTCACAGGGGAGCCAGCGGTTATCTGCCAGAGCATAGTATGGCAGCAAAATCTATGGCATATGCAATGGGTGCAGATTATATCGAACAAGATGTAGTTATGACAAAGGATAATGAATTAGTAGTATTACATGATCATTATCTTGACAGAGTAACCAATGTAGCTGAAGTTTATCCGTATAGAAAGAGAGAGGACGGCAGATATTATGCCATTGATTTCACATTGAAAGAGATAAAGGGCCTTAAGATGACCGAAGGGTTTAATGTTAAAGGTGGAAAAACAGTGGCAGGATTTCCTGAGAGATTCCCAATTTGGAAATCTGACTTCAGAGTTCATACTCTGGCAGAGGAGATCGAATTGATCCAGGGATTAAATAAAAGTACAGGTGAAAATATAGGGATCTACCCAGAGATCAAGGCACCTTGGTTCCACAGACATGAAGGAAAAGATATAAGTGTGGCAGTATTAAAAGTTCTTAAAAAATACGGTTATACCCAAAAAAATGACTTAGTTTATTTACAATGTTTTGATCCCAATGAGCTTATACGTATAAAAACTGAATTATTGCCGGAATTTGGGATGGATATAAAATTAGTGCAGTTAATAGCAGAAACCAGCTGGGATGAAACTATGGTATACGAAGACGGAAAAGCTGTACCTTATAACTATGACTGGATGTTTGAAGAGGTTGGGATGGAAAAAATATCTCAATATGCCGACGGGATAGGACCCTGGAAGCCCATGCTTGTAACTAACAGGTCTACAAAAGGTAATTTAATTATTACAGATATGGTAAAAGATGCTCACAGATATGGAATGGTGGTACACCCTTATACATTTAGATTAGATAAGGGAAGAATACCTGGATATGCATCAAACTTTGAAGATATGCTGGATATATTTTATAATAAGGTTGGAGTGGACGGGGTATTTACAGATTTCCCTGATCGTGCTGTAAACTTTTTAAAGGTAAAAAAAATTAGAGGTTATTAATAAGAAACGTTTATTAAAATAAAAAATTAAATAATAGGGGGAAAAATGAAGAAATTTGCAAAGATATTAGCATTAATAGTGGCATCTTTAATGCTGTTTATTAGTTGTGGAAAAAAAGAAGAGGCAGCAACGGATACTGGGGAAAAAAAGGTAGTTATTAAATTAAGTACTAAGTTTGCAGAAGAGGAACAGACAGCTAAGTCATTAAAAAGAGTTGTAGAAAAAATTAATGAAAGATCTGGTGGAAGTTTAGAATTACAATTGTATCCAAATGGTCAACTACCAATTGGAAAAAACAGTATGGAACAAGTTGTAAGTGGTGCAAACTGGATATCGGTAGACGGACTTAACTTTGTCGGAGACTATGTACCTGATTTTAATGCCATCAACGGACCTATGTTATACAAGAACTTTGATGAGTATTTAGCAATGACTCAGTCAGATTTAGTAAAAAATTTAAAAGATGAAGCAGCTAAAAAAGGAATCAAAGTATTATCTTTAGATTATTTATTTGGGTTCAGAAGCATGTTAACGGATAAGGCAGTTAAAACTCCTGCAGATCTTAATGGTGTAAAGATAAGAGTACCAAACAGTCAATTATATATGTATACATTAGAAGCAATGGGGGCTAACCCTACTCCATTACCATTTACAGAGGTATACAGCGGAATTCAACAAGGGGTAGTAGACGGGTTAGAAGGATCTCTTATGACTATCTATGGTAGAAAAATGTATGAAGTTAGAAAAAATGTTTCTTTAACTAATCATTTATTGGGAGTATCAGCAGTGTGTATCTCTAAAGACGTATGGGAAGGGTTATCTGAAAACCAAAGAACTATCATCCAAGAGGAATTTGATGCAGGGGCTAAGTATAACAATGACGTTACTGTTGAATTACAAAAAGAGTACAGGGTTCAATTAGAGGAATTAGGAGTTAAATTTAATGAGGTAGATTTACCTGCATTCAATGTAGAAACTGCTAAGGTATTTTCTAAGTTCCCTAAGTGGACTCCTGGAATCTATGATGAAATTCAAAAAGAATTAAAAGAAATCAGAGCTAAATAAAAAATTAAAGTATAATTCGATGATCGTGACTAGTTGTGATGGGAGTTTATCACTGGCTGTTTACGATTATCGTTTTATAGATTAAAGATAATTGAATATGGGGTGGAATATGAAAAATTTCTTTAGAAATATAGAAGTAATTCTGGGGAGTATAGCAATAAGTATCACAGTATTGTCTGTAATAACCAACGTTATTTTAAGGTATGGTTTTGGGATTCAATTTGCCTGGATTGAGGAAGTATCGGTAGGATGTTTCATATGGACTGTGTTTTTAGGAGCTACAGCAGCATATAAGGACAAGGCATTGATAGGAGTAGAAGTTTTGACACAGGCACTTCCAGAAAGAGGAAGAAGATTTTTAGAATTGATAATATACAGTTTTTTATTTGTTTTAACAGCAACCCTATTTTATTTGAGTTACAACTATACAGTAGGATCGGATAAGATTACTTCGGCATTGGAGGTATCCTATGTATATATCAACTCATCTATAGTAGTTTCATTCGGATTAATGACCTTCTATTCATTGAAATTTTTGGTTAAGGACATAATCTTATTTATAGATGAACAAAGAAGTGTAGAAAAAACTAATTTAGTCGGGAAGGAGTGAGAAAGTGGAAGGTTTTTATCCAATAATAATTTTATTTATATTGTTTTTCTTAAATATACCAATAGCCTTTGCATTAATGGGTGCATCTATGTATTATTTTATCTTCGTAGATAATGTTATGTCAATGAACATGATCATGCAAAGATTTGTAACGTCTATCGAGTCATTTCCATATTTAGCGGTGCCGTTTTTTATAATGGTAGGGTCGGTAATGAACTATTCCGGAATCAGTAACAGTCTGATGCAGATGGCAGAGGTCTTAGCAGGGCATATGGCCGGGGGATTGGCTCAGGTAAACGTAGTTTTAAGTATGATGATGGGTGGTATTTCAGGGTCAGCCAATGCAGATGCAGCCATGCAGTCTAAAATACTGGTACCAGAAATGAGAAAAAGAGGGTTTAGTGCTCCCTTTTCAGCAGCAGTAACTGCAGCTTCATCTTCTGTCAGTCCGGTAATACCGCCGGGGACAAACTTGATCATCTATGCATTGATAGCCAATGTATCTGTATCCAAGATGTTTTTAGCAGGTTATACACCGGGGATATTGATGACAGTGGCACTTATGATAACCGTTCATATAATCTCTAAAAAAAGAGGGTATCTGCCTTCAAGAGACAAGGTTGCAAGTCCTAAGGAAATAGCTATCCAGTTTATAAATTCTATCTGGGCATTGTTGATTCCCTTTGGGATTATATTGGGGATGCGTTTTGGACTATTCACTCCTACAGAAGCAGGGGGAATGGCAGTATTATTTTGTGTAATAATAGGAACTTTTGTATATAAAAAATTAAAGTTAAGACATATCCCGATTATTTTAAGAGATACAGTATATGGTACCGGATCGGTTATGTTCCTTATAATAGGAGCTAAAGTATTTGGTTACTATCTGACTTTAGAAAGGATACCTCAAAGTATCACAACATTCCTGATGGATTTTACAGACAATAAGTTTGTATTGTTAATAATAATCAACTTATTATTATTATTTATCGGGATGTTTATAGAGGGCGGAGCAGCACTTATTATATTAGCACCATTATTAGTACCGGCAGTAACCAGTATGGGAATAGACCCTATCCACTTTGGAGTAATCTTAATAGTTAATATTATGATTGGTGGAATAACTCCTCCGTTTGGATCAATGATGTTTACGACCTGTACCATAGTCGGCGTCAAATTAGACGAATTTGTAAAAGAAATAATACCATTCATAGTAGCATTAATGATAGTACTTATAGTCCTTACTTATTCAGCACCTATAGCTATGTTTATACCGAATTTAATGGGGTAGATAAATTATGGGTGAATTAAAAAATAAAAATGTTTTATATTTGAATCTGTAAAAACAATATATGAAAATTTAAAATGAAAATTAAAAAAGAAGTTTTGTAGGTTAAACTATACAGAGCTTCTTTTTTAGAATTTATTAGACAGTATCCACTGGGGATACATAAGGGCCTAGAGTAGCCGTAGAGGGAGTGGTAAAATATGGAGATGGTAACAACGCTTTATGGAATGGATTTATATGAATTTTTACTTCGAGTATTTATAGCCTGCATAGTTGGTGCGTTGTTTGGGCTGGAGAGAAAAAACAGGGGGAAACCTGCAGGGATGAAGACCAATATGCTGGCCTGTGCAGGGGCAGCGATAGTATCTATAATCCAGCTTATGATATCTAATAAAGCATCAGAAATAGGCATAGGAAATATAAAAGCGGATCTCACAAGGTTAACAGCTCAAGTTATATCAGGGCTAGGATTTTTAGGAGCCGGGGTAATTATGAGAGGGGGGGATAAGGTCAGAGGCCTTACTACTGCAGCAACCCTTTGGCTGGTAGCGATATTAGGGATAGGGATAGGATATGGATTTTATTTTTTTATACTTCCAGCTTCTGCTATGATATTATTTGTGTCATTTTTAATAAAAAAATTCGAAACAACTTTTATTGAAAAAAGAAAAATAAAAAAAGTGATCATAGAATATGAACAAAGTGAAGATCTAGAGGATATCATCAAAGAAATTGCCAAAGAAAAGGATATAAGGATAATGGTGGATAAAAAAATAAGTGAGATAGATGACGGGGAACATGTTATCATAAAGAAAGTAATGCATTTTTCACTGCCTAAATATGTCAGCTCAAAATATTTTTTCAATATAATAAGAAAGTTTGAAGAAGTCATAGAAGTGACCAGGATTAATTAAGGAAAAGACCTGAAATAAGGTTAAATACAAATTTTTAAATAAAAATTGTAAAAATAAAGGTTGTAGTGTATAATTATGGTATAAATTAAATAGAAGCTAGAGATGAAGAGAGCTGGACAAAACAGAGTATACGTATTCTGTTTTGTTCAGCTATTTTTGTTTTTAAATAAAAATTAGATTTAGTTATTTTTAAGGAGGTAGCAATGCAAGATATTTTAATAGTAGGAGCAGGAGTAATAGGGGGATCTATAGCAAGGGAACTTTCAAAATATGATCTGAATGTAGTGGTATTAGATAAGGAAACAGATGTAGCCAATGGAACAACTAAGGCGAATTCAGCCATTGTACATGCAGGATACGATGCTACAGAAGGAACCTTGATGGCTAAATATAATGCCTTGGGAAATGCAATGTTTGATAAATTAAGTGAAGAATTAGACTTTCCATTCAAAAGAATAGGATCATTGGTAGTTGCAAACAGTGAAGAGGAAAGAGAACATATAGAGGAATTATTACAAAGGGGAATAGAAAATAAAATTCCAGGAGTAAGAATAATTGAAAAAGATGAATTGAAAAAAGTTGAGCCAAAGATAAATGAAGACGCAGTAGCAGCATTATTAGCTCCTACAGGGGGGATAGTAGGACCATGGGAGATGACTATAGCACTCATGGAAAATGCTGTAGATAACGGTGTGAAATTAGACCTAAATACGGAAGTTTTGGATATAGAAAAAATAGAAGGCGGATACAGAGTAATCACAAATCAAAGAAACTATGAAACTAGATGTATCATAAATGCTTCTGGAGTATATGCAGATAAGATCCATGGAATGGTAGCAGAGGAAACATTTAAAATAACTCCTAGAAGGGGACAATATTTTGTTTTGGATAAAACACAGGGGGAATTAGTTAATCATGTGATATTCCAATGTCCGACTAAATTAGGAAAGGGTGTTTTGGTAACTCCTACAGTTCATGGAAATGTGCTGGCAGGACCGGACGCTGAGGACCTGAGTGACAGAGAAAACTTAGCTACTACAGCAGAAAGACTGGATTTTGTAAGGGAACATGCATTGAAATCTATAAAAGAGTTAAATTTCAGAGAGGGTATAAGAAACTTTGCAGGACTTAGAGCCCAGCCTAGTACAAATGATTTTATAGTTGAAGAGGTAGAGGGAGCCAAAGGATTTATAGATGTAGCAGGGATAAAATCACCGGGATTATCATCGGCACCGGCTATTGCAGCAGACGTGGCAGAGATAGCTAAAAAGATCTTAGGAGATGTAGAATTAAATAAAGAGTTTAAACCCAACAGAAAAAAACACTATGAATTTATAACTGAAAGTTCTGAAAAAAAAGCTGAATTAATAGCCCAGGACAATAGATATGGAAATATGATATGCAGATGTGAAAATATCACTGAGGGTGAAATAGTAGATTCTATCCATAGAAATGTAGGAGCGACTACAGTAGATGGTGTGAAAAAAAGATGCAGACCGGGAATGGGAAGGTGCCAGGGTGGATTCTGCGGGCCGAGAATACAGGAGATCTTAGCTCGTGAATTAGGAAAAAGTTTGGAAGAAATTGTATTGGATAAGGCAGATTCATATATATTAACCGGAGAAACTAAAAAATAAACTCATTAAAACTAAAAAATTAAAAGACAACTCTTTCCTTGTTGTTGTATTCGTCAATCGTCGATATTTGTAAATTAAGATTTTATAAGCTTAATTTCAATGATCATCGAAAACACCTAAGAGGAAGAGTGAGGAGGAAATAGATGAAATATGAATTGGTAGTATTAGGTGGCGGACCGGCAGGGCTGGCTGCAGCAATAGAAGCTAAAAAAAATGGAATTAAAAATATCCTTATCATTGAAAGAGATAATGAGTTGGGAGGGATCTTGCAGCAGTGTATCCACAATGGATTCGGATTGCATGAGTTCAAAGAGGAACTTACAGGACCTGAATATGCCCAGAGATTTATCGATCAAATGGGTGAAGAAGGGATAGAATATAAACTGGATACAATGGTACTTGATGTGAGTGGAGATAAGAAGATACAGGCTATCAACTCTGTGGACGGGTATATGGAGATAGAAGCTCAAGCGATAATCTTAGCCATGGGATGCAGGGAAAGAACAAGGGGAGCTATAGCTATCCCAGGAGACAGACCTGCAGGAATATTTACAGCGGGAACAGCTCAAAGGTTTGTAAATATGGAAGGATATATGGTAGGAAAAAAAGTAGTTATCTTAGGATCCGGGGATATCGGACTTATCATGGCCAGAAGGATGACACTAGAGGGAGCAAAAGTAGAAGCTGTGGTAGAACTTATGCCTTACTCAGGTGGACTTACACGTAATATAGTCCAGTGTTTAGAGGATTATGATATACCGTTATTACTCAGTCATACAGTTACAAATGTAAAAGGTGACGGCAGATTAGAGAGGGTAACGGTAGCCAAGGTAGATGAAAACAGGAAACCTATTCCAGGAACAGAGATCAACTATGATGTAGATACCCTGTTATTATCTGTGGGATTAATCCCGGAAAATGATCTTTCCAGAAATGCAGGAATAGTACTGGATAGAAGAACATCCGGGCCCATTGTAAATGAATCTATGGAAACATCCATCGAAGGAATATTTGCCTGTGGAAATGTAGTTCATGTGCATGACTTAGTAGATTTCGTAAGTGCTGAATCCAGAAGAGCAGGAATCAATGCTGCTAAATATATAAAAAATGAAATTAAAAGAAATGAAGAGTTTGTAGAGATCGATGGAACTAACGGGATCAGCTATACAGTTCCTCAAAAATTTAGAAAAGAGAATATAGATAAAGGTTTAGAAGTATTTATGAGGGTCAGAGAAGTATTTAAAGATGTGAAGCTAGAGGTAAGATGCGGAGATGAAGTTTTAATGAGTTTGAAAAAACCTCATATGGCGCCGGGAGAGATGGAAAAAATAATGATTCCAAAAGTATTTATGGATAAGATCAATACAAATAAGATCGAAGTTACAATAAAGAGATAGGGGGAGAATAGATGAAAAAACTAATATGCATAGTTTGTCCAATGGGATGTCATATAGAGGTAGATGCACAAAATGACTATAAAACAACAGGGAATCAATGCCCTAGAGGAGCTGTATACGGTAAAAAAGAATTGACTGCTCCTACCCGTGTAGTAACTTCTACAATTAAGATATCAGGTGGAATCCATAACAGGGTACCGGTAAAAACAGCCGGAGATATTCCCAAGGAATTAAATTTTAAGTGTATGGATCTCATAAACACATTGTCAGTAAAATCTCCGGTAAAAATGGGAGATATAGTCAGTGAAAATATTTTTGATACAGGGATAAACCTGGTGATTACGAGAAATATGTAAGCTATAAAGATAGAGTTTTCTTAGCTGAAAACTCTATTTTTTAATTACTTTTTGTATTTAAAAAAAATAAAATAAGATATAACTGATTACGTATAATTTTAAGTGTCATATATTCTTACTATAATTTTAGAATTTCTTGAAAAAACTATGAAAATGGAATATAATTATAAAGGATAATAAATTAAAAGGGGCAAGTATATGGAAAAGATAATGGGAAAGGCTATTTTTGAGGGTATAGTAATAGGGGAACCATATCTAAGAGGAAAAAAACAGATGGGAATCGAAGAATATAGAATAGAACCCCATATGTTAGAGGATGAGATGAACAGGTTTGAGGCGGCTATAAGAGATGCTAAGCAGGAGCTTAAATTTTTAAAATCATCATTAAAGGGGAAGGTAAATAGTAATGATTTAAAGATTCTAAATGTACATCTTATGATATTGGATGACCCGGTATTATTATCAGAGATAGGGAAAAGATTAAAAAATGAATTGATTAACATTGAAAAAATTGTAGCAGATGTAGTGGAATTTTATGTGGACATGTTTAAAGATATGAAAGATCCTGTCTACAGGCAGAGAGCCATAGATATCCAAGATGTAGGTGAAAAGATAATAGGACAGTTGATGGTGGAAAACTGTGAATTGCATGAATTGGATAACAAGATTCTCGTAACGAAAGAGATCCTGCCTTCAGAACTATTTAAGATGCATCATGATAAGATCAACTTATTGGGAATAGTGACCGAATTTAGCGGAGAAACCTCCCATATAGCTATCTTGGCCAAGACCTTTGGGATACCTACCCTTATGGGGGTAAAAAACGTATCTCGAATGGAATGGAAAAACAAGATAATATTAGACACCAGAAAAGGTGACCCCTGCGTAATCAAAGATCCTACAGATGAACAGATTGTAGAATATAAGAGGGAAAAAGCAAAGTTAGAAGCCATAAGGGAAGAGAATAAAAAATTAAAGGGACTGCCAGCCATAACTAAAGACGGTGTAGAGATAGTTTTGAATGCTAATATTGGCGGGATAACAGATCTTCTGTCACTGAATAACAGTATGGCAGATGGTGTGGGACTTCTCAGGACAGAATTTTTATACATGGAAAGTAAGTTTTTTCCAACAGAACAGCAGCAGATAGAGCTATATGAGAGAGCCTATAAAAAGGTGGAGAAATTAAATGGAGAGAGAGAACTCATCATAAGAACTCTGGATATAGGAGCAGATAAACAGCTGCCTTATTATGAGATGCCCTTTGAAGGAAATCCATTTTTAGGGTTTAGAGGGATAAGGTTTACCCTGGCCCATGAAAATATATTCAGGACCCAGTTAAGGTCAATCTTGAGGGTTGCAAAGGATAGAAAAATCAAGGTAATGTTTCCTATGATCTCTAATCTGGAGGAGATAATTCAAATAAAAAAAATATTGGCTTCGGTAAAAAAAGAATTGGATGAAGAAGGATTAGAGTATGCCAGCTATATACAGACAGGGATAATGGTAGAGGTACCTTCTACAGCATTTTTAATAGATAAATTTTCTGAGTATGTAGATTTTTTCAGTTTAGGAACCAATGATCTGACACAGTATATAATGGCGGCAGACAGACTCAGTGCCGATGTTGCCTATCTGAATGATTATTTTGAACCTGCAGTTCTCCGGACTATAAATTATATAGCTGAAGAAGCTATAAGGCGAAAGAAAAAAATAAGTATCTGCGGAGAGATGGCCAACGACCCAATGGCTATAGCAGCCCTTATGAGTTTTGGAATAGACAGGTTCAGTATGATGTCTTCATATATACCCATGGCAAAAAGAACGATTTTAAGGTTGAATAGAGGGAATCTTCAAAGGGAATTAAAACCTAAACTATTAAACTGTAACAACGCAAAGGAAGTTAAAGAGATTTTAAAAGAATATATAGAGGTGATTACAGTTGAAAACGATAGAAGTAGAGATTAAAAATAAAGCAGGGCTCCATGCAAGACCATCTTCATTGTTTGTACAGATAGCTACTGAATATGATTCAGAGATAATGGTTATTTGTGACGATGAGGAGATAAATGGTAAGAGTATAATGGGGCTTATGCTGCTGGCAGCAGAGCAGGGAAGGACATTAACTATTACAGCAGACGGTGAAGACGAAGGTGCGGCACTGGAAGCATTAAAAAAATTAGTAGAAGTAGACACCTTCAATGAAGAATAATTATATCTTAAAAAGAGCAGAGAAGATGGGTTTTTGTTTTGGTGTAAAAGAAGCTGTAGAACTGGCTGAAACTATAAAGTCAGATCAAAAAGTATACATGCTGGGGATGCTGGTTCACAATGAACAGGTAATAGAGCAATTAAAGTCTAAGGGTCTTATAGTTGTCACAGAGGAAGAGGTCCTGGAGGGAAGAGATGAAATTCGTGAGGGAGATTCTGTAATAATCCGTGCCCATGGTACAATAAAAAAAATATATGAGATTTTAAATCAAAAAAATGTTAGAATGTATGATGTAGCGTGTATTTTTGTAAAAAGAAGCAGGGAAGAACTTATGAACCATGAAAAAGATGGATATAAGATCATCTTCGTAGGAGATGAATTTCATCCTGAGGTAAGGGGGATCATATCTTTCGGATATGATGTGAAAGTAGTAAAAGATTTTGATGAATTAAAAAAGTTAGAATTTAAGGAGTCGGAAAAATACTATATATTAGCTCAGACCACTTTGAATAAAAATCTCTATAAGGAGATGACTAAATACATAGAAAATAGATATGAAAACTGTAAGGTTGGAAATACCATTTGCGGGGCTACATACGAAAGACAGAAAGCAGTAGAAAAATTGTCTGCCGAGGTAGATGTAATGCTCATTATAGGTGGAAAACATAGTTCAAACACAAAAAAATTATACAATATATCCAAAGAGATAAACGAAAAGAGCTATCTGATACAAACTTATAAAGACCTGGATTTTAAATGGTTTGAAAAAGGTAACAAAATAGGTATAACAGCAGGTGCTTCCACG containing:
- a CDS encoding glycerophosphodiester phosphodiesterase → MKIIAHRGASGYAPENTRVSILKGLELGCDGFEVDVQLAGSGEVVVFHDFTLERTTSGKGFLRDINLYDLKKLDLGSWFSEEFKGEKIMTLEELLKIVPENKILNIEIKVRHDEMNKIEGKVVEILKRAGRVEGDVIISSFNHRIIKEINKLEPKLKTGLLLTAGFMDIENYIKLNNLKIYSLHFYGEFTGRKMVEKMNEMGIKTYIWTVNSVEEAKILKDFGVTGIITNFPDKFRDLREV
- the glpQ gene encoding glycerophosphodiester phosphodiesterase, with the translated sequence MKKIIGLLLVLVFVGCSTINVAEEKKTEKTKETKKIVVAHRGASGYLPEHSMAAKSMAYAMGADYIEQDVVMTKDNELVVLHDHYLDRVTNVAEVYPYRKREDGRYYAIDFTLKEIKGLKMTEGFNVKGGKTVAGFPERFPIWKSDFRVHTLAEEIELIQGLNKSTGENIGIYPEIKAPWFHRHEGKDISVAVLKVLKKYGYTQKNDLVYLQCFDPNELIRIKTELLPEFGMDIKLVQLIAETSWDETMVYEDGKAVPYNYDWMFEEVGMEKISQYADGIGPWKPMLVTNRSTKGNLIITDMVKDAHRYGMVVHPYTFRLDKGRIPGYASNFEDMLDIFYNKVGVDGVFTDFPDRAVNFLKVKKIRGY
- a CDS encoding C4-dicarboxylate TRAP transporter substrate-binding protein, producing the protein MKKFAKILALIVASLMLFISCGKKEEAATDTGEKKVVIKLSTKFAEEEQTAKSLKRVVEKINERSGGSLELQLYPNGQLPIGKNSMEQVVSGANWISVDGLNFVGDYVPDFNAINGPMLYKNFDEYLAMTQSDLVKNLKDEAAKKGIKVLSLDYLFGFRSMLTDKAVKTPADLNGVKIRVPNSQLYMYTLEAMGANPTPLPFTEVYSGIQQGVVDGLEGSLMTIYGRKMYEVRKNVSLTNHLLGVSAVCISKDVWEGLSENQRTIIQEEFDAGAKYNNDVTVELQKEYRVQLEELGVKFNEVDLPAFNVETAKVFSKFPKWTPGIYDEIQKELKEIRAK
- a CDS encoding TRAP transporter small permease; the protein is MKNFFRNIEVILGSIAISITVLSVITNVILRYGFGIQFAWIEEVSVGCFIWTVFLGATAAYKDKALIGVEVLTQALPERGRRFLELIIYSFLFVLTATLFYLSYNYTVGSDKITSALEVSYVYINSSIVVSFGLMTFYSLKFLVKDIILFIDEQRSVEKTNLVGKE
- a CDS encoding TRAP transporter large permease — translated: MEGFYPIIILFILFFLNIPIAFALMGASMYYFIFVDNVMSMNMIMQRFVTSIESFPYLAVPFFIMVGSVMNYSGISNSLMQMAEVLAGHMAGGLAQVNVVLSMMMGGISGSANADAAMQSKILVPEMRKRGFSAPFSAAVTAASSSVSPVIPPGTNLIIYALIANVSVSKMFLAGYTPGILMTVALMITVHIISKKRGYLPSRDKVASPKEIAIQFINSIWALLIPFGIILGMRFGLFTPTEAGGMAVLFCVIIGTFVYKKLKLRHIPIILRDTVYGTGSVMFLIIGAKVFGYYLTLERIPQSITTFLMDFTDNKFVLLIIINLLLLFIGMFIEGGAALIILAPLLVPAVTSMGIDPIHFGVILIVNIMIGGITPPFGSMMFTTCTIVGVKLDEFVKEIIPFIVALMIVLIVLTYSAPIAMFIPNLMG
- a CDS encoding MgtC/SapB family protein: MVTTLYGMDLYEFLLRVFIACIVGALFGLERKNRGKPAGMKTNMLACAGAAIVSIIQLMISNKASEIGIGNIKADLTRLTAQVISGLGFLGAGVIMRGGDKVRGLTTAATLWLVAILGIGIGYGFYFFILPASAMILFVSFLIKKFETTFIEKRKIKKVIIEYEQSEDLEDIIKEIAKEKDIRIMVDKKISEIDDGEHVIIKKVMHFSLPKYVSSKYFFNIIRKFEEVIEVTRIN
- a CDS encoding NAD(P)/FAD-dependent oxidoreductase codes for the protein MQDILIVGAGVIGGSIARELSKYDLNVVVLDKETDVANGTTKANSAIVHAGYDATEGTLMAKYNALGNAMFDKLSEELDFPFKRIGSLVVANSEEEREHIEELLQRGIENKIPGVRIIEKDELKKVEPKINEDAVAALLAPTGGIVGPWEMTIALMENAVDNGVKLDLNTEVLDIEKIEGGYRVITNQRNYETRCIINASGVYADKIHGMVAEETFKITPRRGQYFVLDKTQGELVNHVIFQCPTKLGKGVLVTPTVHGNVLAGPDAEDLSDRENLATTAERLDFVREHALKSIKELNFREGIRNFAGLRAQPSTNDFIVEEVEGAKGFIDVAGIKSPGLSSAPAIAADVAEIAKKILGDVELNKEFKPNRKKHYEFITESSEKKAELIAQDNRYGNMICRCENITEGEIVDSIHRNVGATTVDGVKKRCRPGMGRCQGGFCGPRIQEILARELGKSLEEIVLDKADSYILTGETKK
- a CDS encoding NAD(P)/FAD-dependent oxidoreductase, which encodes MKYELVVLGGGPAGLAAAIEAKKNGIKNILIIERDNELGGILQQCIHNGFGLHEFKEELTGPEYAQRFIDQMGEEGIEYKLDTMVLDVSGDKKIQAINSVDGYMEIEAQAIILAMGCRERTRGAIAIPGDRPAGIFTAGTAQRFVNMEGYMVGKKVVILGSGDIGLIMARRMTLEGAKVEAVVELMPYSGGLTRNIVQCLEDYDIPLLLSHTVTNVKGDGRLERVTVAKVDENRKPIPGTEINYDVDTLLLSVGLIPENDLSRNAGIVLDRRTSGPIVNESMETSIEGIFACGNVVHVHDLVDFVSAESRRAGINAAKYIKNEIKRNEEFVEIDGTNGISYTVPQKFRKENIDKGLEVFMRVREVFKDVKLEVRCGDEVLMSLKKPHMAPGEMEKIMIPKVFMDKINTNKIEVTIKR
- a CDS encoding DUF1667 domain-containing protein; the encoded protein is MKKLICIVCPMGCHIEVDAQNDYKTTGNQCPRGAVYGKKELTAPTRVVTSTIKISGGIHNRVPVKTAGDIPKELNFKCMDLINTLSVKSPVKMGDIVSENIFDTGINLVITRNM